The DNA segment AACACAAGTAGGAGGCTCAAGCATAAACAAACAGTTACATCAAATAgagcaattagcaattaaacacaattaatcacataggcaaactaAGTACAATatacacacccaaacaatgtcacagatgcaaatgatgaatgcctgtcctaatagctgatgagtctcatctgtcggttataaagccaacccaacaagtcctggtagctaaccattggactgtccatTTGTCGTGCATCTCCAACTCAAGTTATtcacaatcataatcataattcacATCCAACACCCTCACCGGTGTATATTCACAGGGGCAAgctcatccggaactttcacagtgtccggccacacttacgacatagggtcagcagagtatcgagtctcaacctggaacacgtggtgACTAGCCACTGCTCTCACCCAatgaaactcgtatctcagataattggAAGTGCAACAATCACTTTAACAATTTAATAACCATTCATATTCATACTCAGCCACTCGGCTCCTAACATATTCCACAATCAGCCATGATTCATTATCATAAGTAGTCATTCTGGCTCATAACATATTCCACAAATAGtcataattcattatcataTACAGCCGTTCCGACTCATAACATAATAGCACTTCCATCATCTAACATCATAAAACTCATAAAATCATCATTCAAGCCGTAAATCACTTTTATCAAAGCACTTttctttgaaaatcaaattcaattaatctcATTCTTAACTTCAAAATTCGCATTCTCAAATCACTTCTAGCTTATAAGCCATCTTTCTCAAAAGAAATTTCCTCTTTCAAAACAAGTCATATTTCCACAACATCCTTCTTAAACTTACAAACAATTCAGCAActaaaccaaattaaaaatctCTTATAAAAGCTCCAAAAATCAATCATCCTAAAACTGAATTTGGTATAGAAATTTCTTAGCAGAGTCTCGAGACTTTAGGGAGGGACAACCTATCTcaatttcttaaaaattcattgaaactcttaaaatcatagattTTTGGTTTAAGTAAATAAAAACAGAGTTTATTATAAAATCGGATCATATAAAGTCACAAGTCCCAACCCAATCCAAAGCCAAATTCACTTGAAACGAAACTGATTCATTTAAATCAAAACCACTTTCAGGTTTCTCCTTAAAATCAATTCTCTGACTTCTTCTAAAATGTCACAAACGCAATTATTCAATCAAGAATCCAATTTCCTTCAAAATCACTAAAAGTTCCTCTGAACGAAATCCTTTAAGTCTAACTAAAAGCATAAGccctttttatattaaaaatcaatCTTGGAACATAGAACTTTTCTTCGGTGATTCGAAATGATAAAGTAATTCCTTTCTGAGTAAATCGAACTCAAGACATATAGTTTTCTCAAATaaatgaaactcgaaaatataactattttcttaataaatcaaataatacaatttctcaaatctCAAGCCTTtctaaataacttttcaaacaaaGTCTAAggtttttatagaaatttcggcagcacctccttcaaaatttggactttgccaccctttctGGATCCCAACCAAACCATTCCACAACCCCTCCCACGTGttccaaaccaaatcaatttCAAATCAGACCGATTCCGAAAATTCATATCATTCTCATCTTTCAAGAAAAACAAATTCGGACTCAATTCCTTTACAACaggttaaatttgattttaacaaatttttaagaaaCAATTTTAAAGAAGCACTTCAATAACAGTCTGCTTTACAAAATCGAATAATAATCTAGTCACACAAGCATTCATATTCATTCAAGACAACCAACATCACATAAAACTTATACAATAACTCAAGGTTACAATTTTACCACATAAtatccatatataataattccagTATAATAAAATATGCTTTTTCTGAAAAGGCCCCTACCTCAATACGCAAAACCACAGCCCAAACGCCTCAACCCAAATTGACGGCAACCAAAACCTCAGCTCCAAGCCACTTTCGCAATAACTACAGCAATTCTAATCGCAACATATAATAACTAGACTCAAACTTATAGCAATTTGCGCCACAAAACCTAAGCGTAAGATAATAGAGAAGCCATTAAAGGACTCTTCAAAACAAAAACGCTTGCCGTACTCGAGGGAACCAAGTAATGGCAGCACAAATGGCGGTTCCGGCAACACCAACGCCACAGCCAGTGACCAGAACGGCGACAACTCGCGATAAACTCCTAGCACAAACAGCCTTAGCCACAACTCTCATGGTAATGGAGAACTTAACAGATAAAGAAGCTGTAAGGGCTTACCAACACAGAGGACTCAGCGGCTGTTTTCGGCGGCAAAGGCGGCGGAAGTGTTTTTCCGGCGATGGCGGCGTAGTTTCTCGGCAAACCATCACCAGTGGCGCCGCTGGGCAGAGACGGCGACGACGTGACTGGGCGCGGCGGTTCCAGGTTCGCAGCCCTCTCTGACTCGCGAACTCTCTCTCTCCGTGATTCAGCTTCGACGGCGGCTCCAAGGTGGACCAGTGGCGAGGGCGACGGCACCGGCACGGACAGCAGCGGCGGCGCGACGCTCCTCGCGAGGCCTTCCTCCCTTCTCGCGTGCATGCCCTCCCATCAGTCTCTTTCTCTCTCGCCTTAGTTCCGGTCCGTGACGAAGACGACCCTGCGGACAGCAGCCGCGGCCTCAACTGGGCAGGGCGCGGCGACAGAACGGCTCCCCGCGTGCAGCAGCTCGGCGTCTCCTTACTTCAGCGGCATCGGCACTGGTGGCGAAACCCAGTGGCGCTGGTGCAGCCCccctctcctcctcctcttctccgTCGGTTCTCTCCCCTTCCATGAAGTTGCTGTGTTGGTATTGGGGGAAAAAGGGATTCGGTGGCTGAAGGGGGGTGGGGATAGCAGCTAGGTTTCATTTGGgacagaaagaaaaaaaaaattgatttaaccAGAATTAGGGTTTGGGTATGGAATTAAATATTTGGGTTAATTAGACTTTGAAAATTTCTAAATCAATTTAGGTTATATggtatttattttgaaatttaatttaatctttaaaattactttaaaatattatttgtgatataaaaatattttaattaaaaatatattacgttataactaatttttttattaataaaaccTAANATATTAtcctataaaaattttattattttactgttattaattttataattttaaatataagaaataattcaaaaattataaaattatttaaaattctaatataaatatCCAAACAtcattattttgtatttctaagacattaaatagtaaatagaaaaataatctaAGATTATCGAGTTTCGACAAAgatcttaatttatttcaaatccaattaatcaaaattaCCTTTAATTATCtgcaataaaataatttatgaactttaaaactataaataaaaatatataatttgaaattaatttgtaacaacttttcaaaaattctggGTCTTACAAAGATCGTCTATGATCGCCGGCCGCAACTATAAGAATGCATCATGTATTTGATTAGTTTTCTCTGAAAAATCTTCTTTCGTTCATTAGCATCCTTATGGACGAACTCTTGCTGCAACGCGTCTTTGAACttagcattcaacttgcccaccGAA comes from the Arachis duranensis cultivar V14167 chromosome 7, aradu.V14167.gnm2.J7QH, whole genome shotgun sequence genome and includes:
- the LOC107458233 gene encoding uncharacterized protein LOC107458233 isoform X2; the protein is MHARREEGLARSVAPPLLSVPVPSPSPLVHLGAAVEAESRRERVRESERAANLEPPRPVTSSPSLPSGATGDGLPRNYAAIAGKTLPPPLPPKTAAESSVLFIASCRRSGHWLWRWCCRNRHLCCHYLVPSSTASVFVLKSPLMASLLSYA
- the LOC107458233 gene encoding uncharacterized protein LOC107458233 isoform X1 — translated: MHARREEGLARSVAPPLLSVPVPSPSPLVHLGAAVEAESRRERVRESERAANLEPPRPVTSSPSLPSGATGDGLPRNYAAIAGKTLPPPLPPKTAAESSVLEFIASCRRSGHWLWRWCCRNRHLCCHYLVPSSTASVFVLKSPLMASLLSYA